From a region of the Solanum stenotomum isolate F172 chromosome 2, ASM1918654v1, whole genome shotgun sequence genome:
- the LOC125855789 gene encoding uncharacterized protein LOC125855789, with amino-acid sequence MVNAQRKDWSKKLYDALWAYRTAYKTPIGTSPYHMVFGKACHLPAKLEHQAYWAIKRLNLDPELAGRKKVNQLHELEEFRLHAYENAKLYKEKTKRWHDKHIVA; translated from the coding sequence ATGGTGAATGCACAGAGGAAAGATTGGTCTAAGAAGTTATATGATGCGTTGTGGGCATATCGGACTGCGTATAAGACACCCATAGGGACCTCTCCCTATCACATGGTATTTGGGAAAGCATGTCATCTTCCGGCGAAATTAGAACACCAAGCTTATTGGGCGATTAAGAGGTTAAATTTAGACCCCGAGCTGGCCGGTAGAAAGAAAGTGAATCAGTTGCATGAACTTGAGGAGTTTAGGCTCCACGCGTATGAGAATGCCAAGCTTTACAAAGAAAAGACGAAGAGGTGGCATGACAAGCACATAGTTGCTTAA